TCTGGGTTCTTTACCTAgggaaaaatgtgttttatcaGTTCAGTTAAGAGGTTCCCCTTCCAGCTAGTTAGTGCGAAGTAAACTTGGACATCCGGGTTTGTGGAGCTGTGGCTGGGGAGGCGTGGTGAGGGACGCAGAACGGCCCAGGGGGGTTCGCGGCTCCGGCATCGCGTTTCTAGAGGTGGGCTCCGCGGCTTCTGGAACTTTTCTTGAGTGGCGAAAACGCTCTCCGTGCCGGATGGGCGCGCGCAGTTCCTGGAGTGGGGTCGTGATTCCGAGCTCCCGGAGAGTGGATTGGGGGGGTGTCTCACGGGTTTGGGGGGGGGACACCGAGGCCCTGTGGACGGCCTGGGGGCGTCATGCGTGGCCCGGGCGCCTGGGGGGAGGGGTCCTCGAGCGGCTGCGAGCTGCTGCCCGCAACTTTCCCAACGTGGGGgactcatctctctctttctcccctctctgtcCTCCCTCGCCGGGCCGTGGGGCTGCAGGGATCGCAGTATGAACTCAAGGACAACCCCGGAGTGCACCCGGCCACCTTCGCAGCCCACACTGCGCCGGCCTATTATCCTTACGGCCAGTTCCAGTACGGGGACCCCGGGAGGCCCAAGAACGCCACGCGCGAGAGCACGAGCACGCTGAAGGCTTGGCTCAACGAGCACCGCAAGAACCCCTACCCCACCAAGGGCGAGAAGATCATGCTGGCCATCATCACCAAGATGACACTCACGCAGGTCTCCACCTGGTTCGCCAACGCACGCCGCCGCCTCAAGAAGGAGAACAAGGTGACGTGGGGCGCGCGCAGCAAGGACCAGGAGGACGGCGCCCTCTTCGGCAGCGACACCGAGGGCGACCCGGAGAAGGCCGAGGACGACGAGGAGATCGACCTGGAGAGCATCGACATCGACAAGATCGACGAGCATGACGGCGACCAGAGCAACGAGGACGAGGAGGACAAGGCCGAGGCGCCGCGGGCTCCCGTCGCCCCCCTCCGGGGCCGGGACTCGCCGCTGGCGGCCGCCGACGCGCTCCAGCCCAGAGACTCGCTCCTGGGCCTGGCCAAGGAGGCCCCGGAGCCGGGCAGCACGCGCCTGCTGAGCCCGGGGGCCGCGCCAGGAGGCCTGCAGGGCGCGTCCCACAACAAGCCCAAGATCTGGTCGCTGGCCGAGACCGCCACGAGCCCCGACGGCGCGCCCAAGGCCTCGCCGCCACCGCCCGCAGGCCACCCCGGCGCGCCCGGGCCCCCCGCGGGCGCACCGCTGCAGCACCCCGCCTTCCTGCCCAGCCACGGACTATACACCTGCCACATAGGCAAGTTCTCCAACTGGACCAACGGCGCGTTCCTCGCGCAGGGCTCGCTGCTCAACATGCGCTCCTTCCTGGGCGTCGGCGCGCCGCCCGCCGCGCCCCACGGCCCGCACCtgcccgcgccgccgccgccaccaccgCCCGTCACCGCCGCCCCGGGAGCGCTGCACGGCGACAAGGCCTCGACCCGCAGCAGCCCCTCGCTCCCAGGTATCGCGCCCTGGGGTTGAGTCCTTCCTGGAAGCCCTGAGTCCCAGCTACGCGCTGGGATGAGAGGAGCCCGGCGGGGGAAGGGCGGGATTCAGGGATCCAGTCCGAGGCCTTCGGGCTCTTTAGAGAGAGCTGGACTCTCCGCGGGCCTGCCCTCGGGGTGGGGTGCTGGAGACCCTTTCCGAGTGGGAGCAACGAAGGGCGGGGGCTGCTGGGGAGGAGGCCTGCGCGCCTCTGCGGCTCCCCGTGCCCCCACCCCGCCTGCCCGCCCTAACCTTCTGCTGCTTCCCTTCCCTCGCAGAGAGAGACCTCGCCCCCAGGCCCGACTCCCCCGCACAGCAGCTGAAGTCGCCCTTCCAGCCCGTGCGCGACAAGTGAGTGCAGTTTGCGTCGGTGGCGGGGCGCGGGGGGAGGGGGAGCGCGCGGAGGTGGGGGGTGCGCAGTGGCGTCTGGCAGGGCCGCCGAGGCCGCCGGGTTTctcctgacccgggaggcgggcGCTGAGACGGCGCGAGCGGCGAGCGCGGGTCGCAGCGCCCCGCCACTGACGTGGCTCCGTGTCTTGTCTCGCTGTCTCCCCGCAGCTCGCTGGCGCCTCAGGAGGGAGCCCCGCGGATCCTAGCAGCCCTCCCGTCCGCCTGATTCCGGGCCTACTTGTGCTTttgcggggggaggggggaggagttGGGGAGGGAGGGGATGAGAGGAATTAAGACGACTATTTCAGACTGGTGTAAAGGACACATATGGCAACGACGTCAACGACTGCCATTCATCCATCGCTTTCTGCCGCAAGGGGCTCGTCCCGGCCCAGCGCGCGTCCCCGGCCGCCGCTGCCTCTGCCCGCCCCCCGGGCGCCGCGCACCCTCCTCTGGCCGGTCGGTAAATGCCCCAcgtgcttgtttcttttttttctttctttctgtatataaagTGACTTCAGATTGTAAATAGCGCGTCAGCGAACTTGTCTAAATCATATATTTTTGTCTAATAAACTAAATGAAACGATGCCCACGGCTCCCGCTGCTGTGTGTGTGGCTGGACCTTGGGGGTTGGGCGGGGGGAGGGGACTGGGCTCTGCATTCTCGGCCGGGCTGTCCTGGGGCCGCGGGGGGTCTTGGCGAGAAGAGCCCTGGGGAGGGCCCGCAGAGAGTGTTTCCACGCTAGAGACCAGTGTTTCAAACACAGCCTTCTTGTTAGCTTTGCATGTGTGGTTGTCGTTTTGTGGTTGTAATTGTTAGCCCTTGTCACGAGGACAGTTTGTAGTTGGCAGTTTAATTCTTTTCAACTATTATTCGGACATTTATCTGGGGGCACGCCTTTCTTAGGACGTAAGTGGGTTCGATTTTAGGCAGTTTATAATACGATTTTTTTTTCAAGCGtgtggaaaagggaaaaggagaagggggCGGGGCGGTGGGGAAGAAAAGAATTTCCGATGATGCCCCCAAAGGATTGGATTCGAAATCAATTTGTAGCTAGTTGGCTCAACAGTGCATCGTGGCGCCAGGTCGTTTTGTGGGTAGAGAGGAAATAGTGGAGTATGAAATTTTgctttgaatgtattttttaagttatttagtGCAATCAAACGTGGAGAAATTGGATGGCTGTTTTAAAGTTCTCTAATGGGCCGGCAGGGATGAGGTGGCCCTGGAGTTTTCCAGGCGTGTTTGCGGGCGTCTGCGGGAGGCCTGGGGGTAAATCCTGCGCGCTGGATCCTGACCCCTTGCCGTCAGGCGCACCCCGACTCAGCCGAGGAGCAAATAATCCCCCCAGATGACCGTGGCGGGGCAGCCGGCAGCAGCTGGCAGAGACGTTAAGAAACAACGCGGGGCCTAGCCGGTCGCGGACGCGCGTGGATCGGGAGACCCGCTGCAGATGGTGGGGAAATAAATTCGGGGTGCGGTGGGCGCTGCCCGGCACCGCAACTTTCCCAGCCCACAGGGCCCGGGGCTTCTGAGCGCAGAGGACTTTGGGTTGAATTCGTGCAAACCAAGGGAGTGAGCGTTTCCCAAACCGGCAGGGAGGATGTGGGTAGGCTCCGGGAAACCGGTCGAGCCGGACGGAGGCCGCCGAGCCTCCGCTGCCGGGCAGGACGCCCGGACCAAGCTCCTGGGGTCCACCCTCGAGCCCCTTCCCCGCCCAGGTGCTGCGGCCACCCGCTGGGGACCTAAGAGCTCCGGGCTGCACGCGCTGGGGAAGCCGGCGCGCGGCTGTCGGGctcctcagtctctctaaagAGGGCCCGCTCGCCTTGGGGACCGGGAGGCGCCACCCCATGTGGTCCTTTGGCCTCCatccttctccagacctcttccATCCCGCCCCTCGTCCTCGGCTTGAGGGATAGGGCCCCCGCGTGGGGAAGAGGCGTGGGGATACCGACGGCAAGTGTGGCCTGCCGATGCGGGCCGGGCTTGCGTGGGGGCAGGAGGTGCCTTCGGGGGAGCCTGGCCGCGCAGCCGAGGGGGCGGTCGGGGGGCGGGCGCCGGTTACAGACGCCCGGAGCGGCTTCGCAGGCGCAATTGCGCGGGCTCGCGGCGCCCTCTATGGGGCGAAAGCGGAATGGAGGCCCTGGTGGCGCCGACCTCGCTGGTGGGGCGTGGCACGAGTCTGGGGTGCTGGGCCTTGGGGGTCGCCGTGGGCGGGAGCCTGGGTTGTGGCGGCGAGGTCTTTCCGTGTTCCAGGTAGCCGCCGCCGCCTCTGACTGTGGCAGTGACCGGGGGCGGGATGTCACGGGGGGTAGACTGGCTCCCTGCCGGTGTCCATAGCCCCTGCACAGCTCTCCAAATCAGGTGTTTCTGGCCGGTCCTCAGGCCTGGGCTTCAGGATGTCGCAGCCCTGAGCCCCACATTTCAGCGTGTTTGGAGGGGGTTTTTGGCCTCCACTCTGGCACTGGAGCTTGGTGGGTTCTGTGCCCTGGGTAAGAGGGCACCCTGCAAAGCCTTGGCTAGGATGTCCTGCTCCTCCTCTGAGGATTGCATTCTAGGGCACAGGCAAGTTGGGCATCCAGACAATTTGGAGATCCTCTAGGGTGCTCTGGACGAGGAGAGCTCTCTGTCCCAGGAGGGGCTTAGCTCTCCACATCCCTGAGACAACAGAGACAGTGAGTGCAGGTATCTGTCCAGTTGTACTTCCCATGTGTCcgttcttttcttatttctatgCAAAGAATTTGGGACCCTGTGCTGAGGGCTCTGGGTGGCCTATCCGAGTGCCTTAGAAGTGGAAAAGGTCTGTGCCCCTCTTGGGGATTGGAGCTTCTTGCAAAGAAATCAGCTTGCCAGCTTGGAAGTGATTTTTCTCCAGTAAAATTGCTACAAGGGAATTTTTAATAGAGCATTGAAGCGAATTTTGGTTCCTTGTGTAGAATTTGTTTACCTCTTTATCAGCCACCGGAGCATGTGTGGGCCTCAGGATGGCCACCCCAGTTCAGCCAGTTACCCGGTGTTTCTACACCTGAAGTATCCAGGAGTGGTTGTAGACTGCGTAGAAACTTCCCCTGTGTCCCAGGCTGAACCTGTCCAAATTCTTCCAGAGCTTCATGCTGTGCAAAGgtgctcccctccccagcccctcctaacccccaccccacccccattaccCAGGGAGAGCTTCAGTGGGTGCTAAGGGACCTGACCTGAGGCCCCCTTCTCTGCAGGGCTTCCCTATATATTGGAGGGGCACCATGGCCCCTGCCTCAGTATTTCTGCCTCAAttaccttttttgtgtgtgtagagGTGGGCAGGGGGATTAGGGTGGGGAAGAAACAAATGTGGGGGatccttttctttctgtccccTGTAGGCgggcagaggggagagggaggtgcAGGGGCTGCAGGACTTGGTTGCTGGGCAGGCCCCCACCCCAACAGTTGACTTGCTGGAGTCTTGGAAATCTCCCTGCCCCCCtctgtccttccctccttcctcgaTCAATTATTCACCAGCACATTTATCTCGCCTGCAATATGGAGAATTCATATTCATATCTCGGTTTTAGTGGCCTGACACTGATTAATGTAATAGGCGCCTGGGCTCCGAGGGGCGCGCCGCCCGATGAATCATGCCCTATAAAGTTTCAGTCGTCCTTGTAGATGGGGCACTGCGGGAAAGGAGGAAGTGGGGTGCCAGGGAAGGCCGAGGAaagagggtgggggcggggcggccCTGTAGGGGTTCCTGCAGGCCCTGGCCCCTTGGTCCCCAGCCCTCGCACTGGCTCTTCCTTTCCCCTACCCCGGGCCGCCGACCTGCCCTCCCTCCCGCCGGGTGAGAGCCCGAGGCCGCCCCAGGCTGGGTCCTGGGTGTGGTTGGGGTTGTTGGTGGAGGCCTGATTGGGAAGGCTGGAGACCTGAGCGCGATCGTGAGCACGACAGGGCCCTGTTAGCCGACAGGGACCCAGCTTCATCTCTGGCACCCAAGTTGGGGgtagagaagggagggaaggagtcCCGGCCTCTCGGCAGGGCGGTCGAGCGGAAGACAGCGCAGGCTGCATCG
This region of Tamandua tetradactyla isolate mTamTet1 chromosome 9, mTamTet1.pri, whole genome shotgun sequence genomic DNA includes:
- the IRX1 gene encoding iroquois-class homeodomain protein IRX-1, coding for MSFPQLGYPQYLSAAGPGAYGGERPGVLAAAAAAAAAASSGRPGAAELGAGAGAAAVTSVLGMYAAAGPYAGAPNYSAFLPYAADLSLFSQMGSQYELKDNPGVHPATFAAHTAPAYYPYGQFQYGDPGRPKNATRESTSTLKAWLNEHRKNPYPTKGEKIMLAIITKMTLTQVSTWFANARRRLKKENKVTWGARSKDQEDGALFGSDTEGDPEKAEDDEEIDLESIDIDKIDEHDGDQSNEDEEDKAEAPRAPVAPLRGRDSPLAAADALQPRDSLLGLAKEAPEPGSTRLLSPGAAPGGLQGASHNKPKIWSLAETATSPDGAPKASPPPPAGHPGAPGPPAGAPLQHPAFLPSHGLYTCHIGKFSNWTNGAFLAQGSLLNMRSFLGVGAPPAAPHGPHLPAPPPPPPPVTAAPGALHGDKASTRSSPSLPERDLAPRPDSPAQQLKSPFQPVRDNSLAPQEGAPRILAALPSA